GGCGATGCGCTCAAGAACTTGAGAGTTCATCATCCGGGGCAGGCCGTCGGCGCCCGCCAGATTGAGCTCGATCTCCAGGCCCATGAGGTTCCTGGGCCGGTCGAACCTCTCCTCCTCCAGGAGTCTCCGCAATCCCGCAAGACACTCGTGGAGCTTTCTTCGATAACGCTCCCGGTCCGCCAGGTCGATCCCGTCCGCGGCGACCTTCTCCCCCATCGAAGGGTCCCTCCTCGAGTGAACGGCCCGCAACCACGGACCACTTGGGGCCTTCCCCGACTACGGCGGGGCTCACGCTACGGTCGATGATGCCCCGGCAATCTGATCGATAACGCCGCGGCGGCACGCCGGTACCGATAGGCTCGAATCGGACCGGCCTCCGGCACCTCCCTCAGGCATATCTCGGTGGCGATCGCCTTCCGCATTACCGTCGCGATAAATACCGGCGAAATCCGGCCTACCGCGCTGCCGAAGGAATACGAGGTGGCGCCGCAAAAGCAACGCGCAAAACGGAGTAAAGCGCCTCACACGGGGGTCTCTATTTCCCCTTGCCCGAAATCCGCAAGGCCGGTAGTCGAAACACTTTCAGAACATACGTCGTATAAACTCCGCTTACGAGGCAGAGACTTGGCGCCCAGCGTCCGGTTGTTCCCACCGGCACGGGGGCACAGCGATTGACCTCGCCGGGCCGCAGCCCCGGCCGGCCACGCTCTGACCCCGCACGCAGACAGCGTCGTTTGCACCCTGCCAGGCTCCACCGTGTCTCCGAAGTGAGAGGCGACCCACCATGCCGCTGCACCTTCCCCCTGCCCCCACGCCTGCCCTGCGTTGCGTTCTCGCCGCCCTCGGCTCCCCCACCGCGGTCCGCGAGGCCCCGGTCTCCGCACTGCGCGCCCATCAGGGCCCGCTCAGCCCCGACCACCCGCTGCCCGTTCACGTCTGGGAGGACGTCAGCCGGACCGGCGGCACGCCTCGGACCCGCCTGGCCGGCTGGCGTTTTCTGGTCCGCGGCGGGGAGCGGGCCGTGGCGACCGCCGAAGCGGTGCTCACCGCGGATGGCTGGACCTTCGCACGGTTCTGCGGCGGCCCCTATGTCGCCGCGACCGAGCAGGCACTGGCACAGGCCGAATCGCTCGCCACCCCGTACCAGCCGCGGCTGCTGTCCGTACCCGAGCTGTACATGCTCACCCTGTGGCTGCACCACGACACCGCCTCGGACGGCACCGAAGGACCGGCCGCGCCCGGCGACCTGCTGGTGCCGCTGGCGCCCGCCCCGCCGGGGATCGCCGCGCACCGTCCGCAGCGCATCGCCGACCTGCTTCCCCGGCTCACCCTGCGCCTCACCCCGGCCACCCCACTCCTGGCCGAACCCGCCTGAGTCCACCCCTCCGGCCCCGGTTCTCCGCGGCGGACACCGGCGCCGTCTCACCCGGCATGAGCATGCCCCGCGGCCCCTTCGGGCCACGGGGCGCTCTGTCGCGCTCACCCGTGCGGGCTAGTCCGCGGCTACCACTCCCAACCCGCTTGGGGAGGAGTGCAATTGGGAGCAACCGCCCGCACGGGTGACGCGTCCCTACCGAGTGAGTACCGCTGCTGCGAAATCCCTGCGGAATCCCGCCCGTGGGGCAACACTGGGACCGACCGATGGAAACGGGGGAGCGGCCATGCACACCTCATCGAGCCGCACAACGACGTTCACCACACCGCAGCGAAAGACAACTTCCATGTGCCAGCACCAACCGCCATGCCCGTCAGCCGACTCCACCGACCGGGAGGCCGCACACCTCGTGGCGCACCACCCGGAACAGGGCTGGAGCCTGCTCTGCAACGGTGTCCTGCTCTTCGAGGACACCGGTGAGCTGCTGCCGGACGGGCAGGTCATCGCCCCGCACCGCACTCGCGCCACCGCCGCCGCCTGACCCGCGAGCACGGCACGCACCACAGGGCCCCCGGCAGATCTGCCGAGGGCCCTTGAATGTTGCGCTGAACCGCCGCGGTGCATCCCCTGCGGCGAGTCCGTTGCCGTGACTCAGTTGTCGTACGCGTCCAGCGGCGGGCAGGAGCAGACGAGGTTGCGGTCGCCGAAGGCACCGTCGATGCGGCGCACCGGCGGCCAGTACTTCTCCGCGGCCTCGACACCGGCCGGGAAGACGGCCTCCTCACGCGTGTACGGGTGCGGCCAGTCGCCACCGAGCGCGCCCGCGGTGTGCGGGGCATTGCGCAGCGGGTTGTCGTCCTTGTCCCACTCCCCCGTGCCGACCTTCTCGATCTCCGCACGGATGGCGATCATCGCGTCGCAGAA
This portion of the Streptomyces sp. 2114.4 genome encodes:
- a CDS encoding DUF5999 family protein, which produces MCQHQPPCPSADSTDREAAHLVAHHPEQGWSLLCNGVLLFEDTGELLPDGQVIAPHRTRATAAA